AGGATATTGTTATTAGAATGGATTGTGATGATACACATGAACCAGAGTTTATACCTGGATTATTAGAAAAAATAGAAGAAGGGTATGATGTTGTGATTGCTTCTAGATTTGTTGAAGGTGGAGGGCAAGAAGGATTAGATAGTTACAGAGCTACAATCTCAAGATTTGCCAATTTATTTATGAAATTCTTTTTTCCTATTGATGGATTAAAAGAGTACTCAAGTGGTTTTAGAGCTTATCGGGCATCAACAATTAAACATGCAATTAATACATTTGGAAATCAATTTATACAACTTAAAGGTTTGGGATTTACTGCTACCTTAGAAAAAATAGTAAAGCTTAAGATTATAGGTGCAAAGTTTGGTGAATCACCATTTATATTAAGGTATCAGCAAAAACGAAGCGAATCAAAAATGGTTAGCTCTATAACAACTTTTGGATATGGAACTTTAGCTTTGCTTTATCATTGGCCTTGGGGTGGATGGAGAAGAAGCTATAAAAATATAAAAAAATTGCATGATGAGTAAATAATGTGTGGTATTGTTGGTTTTTTATCCGAACGTGAAGATAAAATAGGTATTCTTAAAAAACAATTAGAAACACTTTATCATAGAGGTCCTGATGATCAAAGAACTTATATTGATAATAAGGTGGCTTTTGGACACTCTAGACTTGCTATCATTGATATAAACCATGCACAACAACCTATGCAAAGTCTTGATGAAAGATATGTTCTTGTTTTTAATGGAGAGATATATAACTATTTAGAACTTAGACAACATCTTGTTTCAAAAGGAATACAATTTAAAACATATTCAGACACAGAAGTGTTGTTGAATATGTATATTGTCTATGGTAAAGAGTGCGTTAATAAGCTTAATGGAATGTTTGCATTTGCAATCTACGATAAGCACAAAAAATCATTGTTTTTAGCACGAGACCATTTTGGAATTAAGCCACTGTATTACACATATAAAGGAAATGATTTTATATTTGCTTCTGAAATAAAAGCTATTTTAAAATATCCAGAAATTAAAAAAGAAGTGGATCAACAATCTTTAAATGAGTATATGACTTTTCAAGTTATGTTAAAAAAGCATACACTCTTTAAAAACATACACTCTTTAGAACCAGGAACATTTCTTTACTTAGAAGAAGGAAAGATAAAAGAGAAAAAAAAGTATTGGGACTTTAATTATAATATTGATGATTCAATAAGCGAAGAAGAATATACAACAGAACTTTTACATTTACTTGAAAACTCGCTAAATATCCAAACGCGTTCAGATGTTCCTGTCGGAGCATATTTAAGTGGTGGAATAGATTCTAGTTTAGTTTCAACTTTGGCATCGAAAAATTATTTTGGCGATTTTCATACTTTTAGTGGAGGGTTTAAGGAGTCTCCTGACTTTGATGAAACACAATATGCAAAAATAGTGCATCAATCAATTCATAGTGTACATCATGAAATTTTTCCTACGTCTAAAGATTTTTTAGATAATTTTGAGAATATTGTGTATCATATGGACTATCCAGAAGCAGGTCCTGGAGTTTTTTCTCAGTATATGGTATCAAAACTTGCATCTGAACATGTAAAAGTTGTACTTGGAGGACAGGGTGGAGATGAGATATTTGGAGGCTATACTAGATATGCAGTAGCATATCTTGAGCAAGCACTTAAGGGAGCTATTTTTGAAACTTCAGAAGAAGGAAAACACTTAGTTACTTTACAATCTATTATTCCTAATATGTCTCAAATGAAAAATTATGTACCACTCTTAAAAGAGCAATTCAAAGAAGGACTTTTTGAACCTATGGATGAGAGATATTATCGTATGATGAATCGTTCTCATAATTTACACAAGATTTATAATCAAGGGTTTTTGTCTACCT
The Candidatus Marinarcus aquaticus genome window above contains:
- a CDS encoding glycosyltransferase, with the translated sequence MIYILLPAYNEEESLDYLLPKIDKAFKEDMKQEYHIIACDDGSKDKTGEKLRFYSNSLPLTIITHKINRGLGETSRDLFEKVAELSNDEDIVIRMDCDDTHEPEFIPGLLEKIEEGYDVVIASRFVEGGGQEGLDSYRATISRFANLFMKFFFPIDGLKEYSSGFRAYRASTIKHAINTFGNQFIQLKGLGFTATLEKIVKLKIIGAKFGESPFILRYQQKRSESKMVSSITTFGYGTLALLYHWPWGGWRRSYKNIKKLHDE
- the asnB gene encoding asparagine synthase (glutamine-hydrolyzing), yielding MCGIVGFLSEREDKIGILKKQLETLYHRGPDDQRTYIDNKVAFGHSRLAIIDINHAQQPMQSLDERYVLVFNGEIYNYLELRQHLVSKGIQFKTYSDTEVLLNMYIVYGKECVNKLNGMFAFAIYDKHKKSLFLARDHFGIKPLYYTYKGNDFIFASEIKAILKYPEIKKEVDQQSLNEYMTFQVMLKKHTLFKNIHSLEPGTFLYLEEGKIKEKKKYWDFNYNIDDSISEEEYTTELLHLLENSLNIQTRSDVPVGAYLSGGIDSSLVSTLASKNYFGDFHTFSGGFKESPDFDETQYAKIVHQSIHSVHHEIFPTSKDFLDNFENIVYHMDYPEAGPGVFSQYMVSKLASEHVKVVLGGQGGDEIFGGYTRYAVAYLEQALKGAIFETSEEGKHLVTLQSIIPNMSQMKNYVPLLKEQFKEGLFEPMDERYYRMMNRSHNLHKIYNQGFLSTFEEGQLLDKFKQVFNHPDTKSYFNKMTHFDLKTLLPALLHVEDRMSMAVSIESRVPILDYRIIELASKMPPSMKFSGGKTKAMLIKSVKNILPKEIIERKDKMGFPTPINNWLAGDLKEYALDILTSQKAKQRGYLNTQAIEKQINESGKFSRDLWGALNLEMWHRKYID